Part of the Spiribacter salinus M19-40 genome, ACGCCGGAGGGCTTACAAGCGCTCGACGCGCAATTCCTGGAAGCGCTGCAAACCGCCAATCCGGCCCTCGCCCGGCAACTGGTGGATTACCGGGGCCGCGACAGCGACCTGCCGGGCACCGAGAACAGTGATTTACTCATCGCCCTGGGCCCCCATGTAGAAGCCTTTCTGGGGCGTCTATTCGGCATTGCCGAGCGTCTCGCTGCTGATCGCGAAGCCATCCTCGCCGACGATGTGGTGATGCAGTTCAAGCAGGCCTACGTGCAACGTCGGGTCAAAAAGCATCGTCGCCCCGTGGAGTCGACTTTTGCTGAGCTTGATGGGGCTTTGCGTGCCGGGATCGGGCGCGTTGAAGATAACGATGAAGAGGGTGCCGTGGCGCGGTTTGGCATGGCGCTCCTCGAGGATGAGACCCAAAACGCCGAGGCGATAGAAACCCTCACCGCCTGGTGCAAGCTTGCGCGCCAGACCCCGGAAGGTCAGGCCCGCGTGCGGGGCTGGGCCAGCTTCAAGCTCCCTGAGCGTGTGGATCACTTCGACCTGGTGCCGAGTGAAACCGTGGAGGTTGATGGCGTGACCCGCCGTCAGGCCGCGCCTGAGCGGTGGCGCCCACGCGATGGATTCTCTCTGACCGACGCCCGTATGACGCCCCGCGAGGTCCAGAGCGAGGTGCATTACTGCATCTACTGCCATGATCACGAGGGCGATTTCTGCTCCAAGGGATTCCCCGAGAAGAAGACCCAGCCTGAGCTTGGCTTCAAGCATGATCCGCTGGGCGTCACGCTGACCGGCTGCCCACTCGAGGAAAAGATCTCCGAGATGCATGTGCTGCGCCGCGATGGCTACAACCTGGCAGCCCTGGCGATGGTCATGGTGGACAACCCCATGGTGCCGGCCACTGGACATCGCATCTGCAACGACTGCATGAAAGGCTGCATCTACCAGAAGCAAGATCCGGTCGACATCCCGCAGATCGAAACCCGAGTGCTCACGGATGCGCTGGACCTGCCCTGGGGCGTGGAGCTGTACCACCTACTGACGCGCTGGAATCCGCTGCGTCGCGAGCAATACATCCAGCAACCCAATAATGACCGGCGCGTCCTTGTCGCCGGTATGGGGCCAGCCGGATTCACGATGGCGCACTACCTCACGATGACGGGTACCGCCGTGGTTGGTGTGGATGGCCTTAAAATCGAGCCGCTGCCCGACTCGGTCCTCAACGCCCCGGTCGAGCGCTGGGCCGATCTGCAGGAAGACCTCGACGAGCGCATCCTGATGGGCTTTGGCGGTGTAGCGGAATACGGCATCACCGTGCGCTGGGACAAAAACTTCCTGAAGCTGATCTACCTGACGCTGGCGCGGCGACAGAACTTCCGTGTCTATGGAGGTGCCCGGCTTGGCGGCACGGTGACCCTGGAGGATGCCTGGGCCCTTGGCTTTGACCATGTCGTCAACGCAACGGGGGCCGGCCTGCCCCGTGTCGTGCACATGGGTAACAGCCTCGCCCGGGGGATGCGTCAGGCGAGTGACTTCCTCATGGCGCTCCAGCTAACGGGGGCGGCCAAAGCCTCCAGCCTGGCCAGCCTGCAAGTCCGCCTGCCGGCCGTTGTCGTAGGGGGTGGCCTGACCGGTATCGATACCGCCACCGAGGTCCAGGCCTACTACATCAAGCAGGTTGAAAAGATGCTTGAGCGCTACGAGCGCCTGGTTGAGCACTTCGGTGAGCAGGCAGTCACTGCCGGTATGAACGACGAAGATCAGGCCACCCTGACCGAGTTCTGTGAACACGGCCGGGCGGTTCGCGCCGAACGGGCGGCGGCTGAGCAGGAGAATCGGGCGCCGGACTTTAACCCGCTGATTCGAGGCTGGGGTGGCGTGACCGTTGCCTATCGCAAGGGCATGAGTGACTCACCGGCCTATGTGCGTAACCATGAGGAGGTCACCAAGGCCACCGAGGAGGCGCTCTACTACGCCGAGGGCCTCGAGCCGCTACAGGCCGAAGTCGATGAATACCAGCATGTCAGCGGCCTGGTCTGCCGGGAGCTGAGCCGGCAGGACGGGCGATGGGTACCGACAGGTGCAGAGCGTCGACTCCCCGCCCGGGCCATCTTCATCGCCGCCGGGACGGTGCCGAACACGATCTACGAGCGTGAGCACCACGACACCTTTGCCCTCGATGGCAATCATTTCCTGCCCCACACGCCGACGGATAACGGCCTGGAGCCCGTCGATGACGCCGAGCACTGCAAATCGCGTGTCTTCGGGCCATTCACCTCATACAACGAGGGTGGCCGCCGGGTGACGTTCATCGGCGACACGCACCCCGCCTTCCATGGCAGCGTGGTCAAAGCGATTGCCTCGGGCATGCGCACCTACCCCTATGTCATGGCGAGCATGGCGCACGAAATGCCCGGCAGTGATGAGCCACATGCGGCGTTTCTAACGCGCATGGATGATCTGCTCACGCCCCGGGTCGTCGAGGTCAAGCGGGACAACCCGGCCATGGTGGAAGTCTGGGTTCGCGCACCCATGGCGGCCCGAAATTTCCGTGCCGGGCAGTTCTACCGCCTGCAGACCTTCGAGTCCCTCTCGCCCGTGGTGAATAACACGCGGCTGCAGATCCCGCTTATCACCGTCTCCGGAACGGGCGTAAAAGACGACTGCATTCGGCTGATGGTGCTGCAATGGGGGGCCGGGCCAAGGCTGGTTGGCCGGTTGCAGCCCGGGGACCCGCTCGTACTGATGGGCCCGACGGGCGCGCCCACGGATATGCCAACGGGGCGGACCATCATGGTGGTTGCCGGACGCTGGGGCGCTGCGGTCATGCTCGATATTGGCGCGGCCCTGCGCGCTGCTGGCAACCGCGTCCTCTACGTCGCGGCCTTTGGATCGGCTGGTGATGTGGATCATCAAGACGAGCTCGAGGCCGGCGCCGATCAGATTATCTGGTGCACGGCGAAAGACGACTTGATCGAGGCGCGGCGCGCGCAGGATGTCAGCCTTCAGGCCACCGACATGATCGATGTGGTCAAGCGTTACGGAGACGGTGAGTTAGGACCCGAGGCGGGCGGCATCCCGCTGGCTGATGTCGACCGAATTATGGTCATGGGCGGCACGGGATTGCTCAAGGGCTTCCAGAGTGCGGTGAAAGGTGAACTCAAAGCACGTGTGGCCGAGGGCTGCGATGCCTTTGGCACGGTTGGTAGCCCCATGCAGTGCATGATGCAGGGCGTTTGCGCGCAATGCCTGCAGTGGCAGATTGACCCGGAAACCGGTGAGCGGACCCGCCCGGTCTTCTCCTGTGCGGGCCAGGATCAGCCCTTGACCTGGATCGACCTCGATAATCTCGCCGCCAGACAGCAACAGAATCGTCTCAGCGATCGGCTGAACGGCCAGTGGCTGGAAGCGGTACTGCCCGAGGCTCCGTAGCCCTCGAGTACCACAAATGCCATGGCGTGATCCTGCTCATCGGTAATGCTCAGATGCGTGGCGGTCACCTCCAGGGCCGCCGCGGTCTCGCGGGCGACGCCACTGAACTTGAGCAATGGGGCACCGGCAGGGGTATGCGTGACGACCAGGTCATGAAACCCGGCGCGACCACCGATTCCGCAGCCAAGGGCCTTCGCCGCCGCTTCCTTGGCTGCGAAGCGCCGCGCCAGAAACGCGGCTTTGGACTCGGTGTCTTGATATTCCGCCAGCTCGGCCGGCGCGAGCAGTCGCACCGCCAGACGCTCGCCGTGGGCATCCTGCATACGCGCTATCCGTTCAACGGCCACCATATCGGTGCCGATGCCCACAACACTCATTGCCGAGCCTCTCGAATCAAGCGTTTCATCTCACTCACTGCGGCTTCCAGGCCGGTAAACACCGCTCGCCCGACAATCGCATGACCGATATTGAGCTCCGTGATCTCACGCAAGGCGGCGATCGGTGCGACGTTGTGGTAGTGCAGCCCATGACCCGCATTCACCTGTAACCCGAGGGAATGTCCCCGGGTGGCGGCGTCATGGATGCGCTGAAACTCGGCGTGAATGGCGCCATCCTGGGTGGCATCGGCGAATGCCCCCGTGTGCAGCTCCACCACTGGCGCCCCAACCTCCACGGCGGCCTCGAGCTGTGCCGGGTCAGGATCCACAAACAAGGAAACCCGGATGCCGGCGTCGGCCAGGCGTTGGCACGCCGACCGGCAGCGCGCCAGATCACCTGCCACATCCAGCCCACCCTCGGTGGTAATTTCCTCGCGCTTTTCCGGTACGAGACAGACATCGGTGGGCCCAAGCGCCGTGGCAATGCCGATCATCTCTTCGGTGACCGCCATCTCCAGATTCATGCGCGTTTGAATGGCTTGTGCCATGCGTTGAATGTCGACGTCATTGATATGCCGCCGGTCCTCTCGGAGGTGCACCGTGATGGCGTCTGCGCCCGCCTGCTCAGCCAGAGCAGCAGCCAGCACGGGGTCGGGATAACGCGTCCCGCGGGCTTGGCGCAGCCCAGCGACATGGTCGACATTCACGCCAAGAAGCGGCTCAAGACTGCCCTGATGATGCGCCATTCTCGTGACCTCCGGTTGCAGGGTATCGGGCATACAGTTCGCGGCTTTTCAGTGGCCGGTCACCAATATGCGGTCGCAGGGCGGCGCGCATCAGATCGCGGCTCTGCCGCGCCGTCTCGGCACTGATGGGGTCTTCACCAAGCGCTAGCAGCAGCCGGCCTGAGAGCACGAGCCCCCCGGCCTGCGGACCACCCACCGCCATCGCGCCTCGCGTCGGATCGTACCGGTACCACTGATCCGGTGCCAGACGGTGATTGTCGGTATCTCGCTCCAGTGCCAGGCCGTACCCGAGCAGGGCCAACAGATCGCGCTCGAAAGTCCGCAGGGCGACGGCTTCATCGGCCTCAGCCGTCAGCGCTTCAAGAAAACCGACATAGCACTCGAACAGACCTGGATGCGGGTCGTCACGGCCCAGCAACCGCAGCAGTAGCTCATTGGCATAAAACCCGCTCACCAGACGCCGCCCGATCAGCCGCAGTGGCCGCCCGGCCCCTTCGACCTGTCGCAGGTTGCCAAGCTCGCCCCGGGCACGCCAGCTCGCCGCTAACGGCTGGAAAGGCTGCAGCAGCCCAGCCGTTCGCGATCGCGGCCCGCGGGCCCCACGGGCCACCAGGCCAATGCGGCCATGACCCCGCGTGAGTAACTCGAGCAACAAGCTGGTATTGCGGTAGGCCCGGCTGTGTAGCACAAATGCCGGCTCCAGGGCCGCCTCACCACTGGCCTCCGCCATCACTCCTCGCGGTAGCCCAGGGCCTGGAGCACACGTTGATCATCCGACCACCCCTCACGCACCTTGACCCAGAGCTTGAGATAGACCCGACCACCGAACAGCCGCTCCATCTCATGGCGGGCGGCCGCGCCAATGCGCTTGATGCGCTCTCCGCCCTCACCAATCACGATGCGGCGCTGTCCGGTACGCTCTACCCAGACAATGGCAGCGATTCGGCGTAACTGGCCTTCTTGCTCGAAGGCCTCGATTTCTACCGTGCTCGCGTAGGGCAGCTCATCGCCTAGCTGCAACGTCACCTGTTCACGGACAAGCTCAGCGGCCATGAACTGCTCGCCTCGATCGGTCACCTGATCCCGAGGAAACAGGGCTGGACTGCTTGGCAGATGCTCAATAATCGCCTGCTCAAGCGCTTCGAGATTGTCCTTTTTTTCTGCCGACACCGGTACAACAGCCGCAAACGACCGGCGGCTGTCCATCTCGCCGATGGCGGGTAGCAGGCGGTTTTTGTCGGCCATCCGGTCGACCTTGTTCATTGCGGCAATGACCGGCGCGCCAATGGAGTCCAGGCGCTGCAGGACACGATCGTCACCGGGCAACCATCGATAGGCCTCCGTCAGCATCACGACCACGTCGACATCTCCGAGCGCGCTGCCCGCCGCATCATTCAGGTAGCGATTCATCGCGGTCCGCCCGCCCTCGTGGAGCCCTGGCGTATCGACATAGATAATCTGAGCATCCCCGCGCTGGTGGATGCCGAGGATACGATGTCGGGTCGTCTGCGGCTTACGCGTGGCGATACTGACTTTCTGACCCAGCAGGGCATTCAGCAGCGTGGATTTACCGACATTGGGTCGCCCGACCAGCGCGACGAACCCGGCGGGCAGATCCGCGGTTTGCGTATCGGGTTCGCTCATGCAGACGCTCCGTCCGTGTTATTCGGTGTTTGGCCGTTGCCGGAAAGCGGGGCCAGTTTGGCCAGCAAATCGTTCGCCGCTGCTTGCTCGGCCTGTCGACGGTTTCCCGCCAGGCCCTCACCGATCAATTGCAGCGCCTCGCTGGTGCAGACCACCCGAAAAGTCTGCGCATGGGCCCGGCCACTGACCTCTTCGACCGCATAGTGCGGCAAATCGAGATGGCGGCCCTGAAGGTATTCTTGCAGCCGCGTTTTGGGGTCTTTGTGGGCCTCCATGTCAGGGAGGCTGGAAAGATCGTCCTGGTACAGGCGTAACACCAGCGCTCGGCCCGCCTCATACCCCCCGTCCAGATAGACCGCACCGATAAGCGCCTCCAGGGCATCGGCGAGAATCGAATCGCGGCGTCGTCCCCCGCTTTTCATTTCGCCGCTACCGAGGACGATGTGCGGGCCGAGGTCAAACCGCCGCGCAATCGCCGCTAGCGCATGCTTGTTGACGAGCGCCGCGCGCATGCGGCTGAGCTCGCCCTCACGCAAATCTGGCCGGCGGTTGAACACCTCAGAGGCGATCACGAAGTTCAGGATCGAATCACCCAGGAATTCGAGACGCTCGTTATTCGGACCCGTGGCGCTGCGATGCGTCACGGCCTGGCGCAGCAGCGCCGCGTCGTTGAAGGGCCACTCGAGCCGTGCTTCGAGTTGGTCAAGGTCGCTCATACGCCCGTCTCCGCACCACGGCTAGTCAATGAGCTGCCCCATCCTTGACCAATTCGGCCCACCATTCCAGCTCAGCCAGATGAAAAAGGCCTGACCCACCAGATGATCCCGGGGTACTGGGCCCCAGAAGCGACTGTCGCTGCTGCGATCACGATTATCGCCCATCACGAAATACTGATCTTCTGGCACCGTAAAGCTGAACCCGGCGTCCGGCGACTGCTCATGGACCAGCACCTGATGCCAGTCGTCACCGAGCTTCTCGCGGCGCATCCGAAACCCGTCGCCGTCAGACCAACGCCCCATGGGCTCGACCGCCAGCGCCTCACCGTTGATCACAAGGCGTTTATCGAAATAAGTCACCTCGTCACCAGGCATACCCACGATGCGCTTGATGTAATCCTGCCCCGGATCACGCGGGTAACGGAACACCGCGACATCGCCCCGGTCAGGATCGCCGATTGGGGCAATCAAGTCATGCGTCACGGGTGCCCGCAGCCCATAGCCGAATTTGTTAACAAGGATGAAATCGCCAGCCTCCAGCGTCGGCAGCATCGAGCCGGAGGGAATGCGGAACGGCTCGACAATGAACGAGCGAACCACCAGCACGATGACGATCACCGGAAATAGCGATCGGCCAAGATCGACCAGCCAGTTTACGCGCGCACCGGGGGAACGATAGCGGCGACGGATGCGATCAAACAGCCACAGCAGACCACTGACCACGGTCAGCGCTACCAGCAGGGTCTCGAAGTCCAGCATTTTGTCCGCCCGCCCCCGTCGCTACTTGTCGTGATCCACCTGCAGAACCGCCAGGAAGGCGTCCTGCGGGATCTCGACCCGACCTACCTGTTTCATGCGCCGCTTACCCTGCTTTTGCTTTTCGAGCAGCTTTTTCTTACGCGTAATGTCCCCACCATAGCACTTGGCGGTCACATTCTTGCGCAGTGCCTTGACCGATGAGCGCGCAATCACCTTGGAGCCGACCGCCGCCTGAATCGCCACTTCAAACATCTGCCGCGGGATAATCTGCTTCAGTCGCTCGGTCAGCTCCCGGCCACGACTTTCCGCCTGATCCCGATGCACAATCACTGACAGGGCATCCACACGATCGCCGTTGACCAAGATATCCAGCTTGACCAGCCGCTCGGGCTGGAAGCGTCGGAACTCGTAATCGAACGAGGCGTAACCGCGCGTTGCCGACTTCAGCCGGTCAAAGAAATCGAGTACGACCTCGCCCATCGGCATTTCGTATTCCAGCGAGATCTGATTGCCGACGTACTGCATGCCTTTCTGCATGCCCCGCTTTTCCTCGCACAGCTTGATCGTTGCCCCCACGTATTCCTGCGGCACGAGGATACTGGCCAGGATAATCGGCTCCCGGATTTCCTCGACGGCATTACTGGCGGGCAGCTGCGAGGGGTTATGGACCAGCAGGGTCTCCCCTTCCTTATCCACCACCTCGTGCACCACGGTGGGCGCTGTCGTGATGAGCTCGAGGTTATACTCCCGCTCAAGACGCTCCTGGACAATCTCCATGTGCAGCATGCCGAGAAAGCCGCAACGAAAGCCAAACCCGAGGGCCTCGGAGTTTTCCGGCTCGTAATGCAGGGCAGCGTCATTAAGGCGCAGCTTGCCAAGCGCATCCCGGAAGGCTTCGTAGTCATCTGAACTGGTCGGGAAGACCCCCGCAAACACCCGCGGCTGCACGTGCTTGAAGCCCGGCACCGGCGTTTCGGTGGACTGCTTGGCATGCGTCAACGTGTCGCCCACCGGGGCCCCGTCGATGTCCTTGATGCCGGCGACGACAAAGCCGACACGCCCGGCGCTCAGGGCATCCCAGGGTGTGCGCTGGGGCGTAAAAATACCCAGTTCATCGACCTGGAATTCGCGGCCGGTGGTCATCACCTTAATGCGGTCACCTTTGCGTAGCTCGCCGTCAAACACGCGCACCAAACAGACGACACCAAGATAGTTATCAAACCAGGAATCGATAATCAGCGCCTTGAGCGGGCCATCGGGCGTTCCGGTGGGTGCCGGTATTCGGGCCACAATCGCCTCGAGCAGATCATCAACACCCAGGCCAGTCTTTGCACTGATCGGCACCACCTCGGCGCCATCCAGGCCAATGATCTCCTCAATCTGCTGGATCACCTGATCCGGCTCGGCTGAGGGGAGGTCAATCTTGTTAAGCACGGGGATGACCTCAAGGCCTTGTTCCACCGCGGTGTAGCAATTGGCCACGCTTTGCGCTTCGACGCCTTGGGAGGCATCCACCAGCAGCAAGGCCCCCTCACAGGCGTAGAGCGAGCGACTCACCTCATAGGAGAAATCCACATGCCCCGGGGTGTCGATAAAGTTGAGCTGGTAGGTTTTGCCATCAGCCGCCCGATAGTCGAGCGAGACACTCTGCGCCTTGATCGTGATGCCCCGCTCACGCTCAAGATCCATGGAGTCCAGCATTTGCTCGTTCATTTTCCGCGTGTTGTAGACGTCGGATCGCTCAATGAGCCGATCGGCAAGCGTGGACTTGCCATGGTCAATGTGGGCGATGATCGAGAAATTCCTGATCTGGTCCATGAAATCCTGGCCCGGAGACAACCGGTTGCGCGAACAAATCGGCCGCAGCAACCTCAGGCTGCTGCGGCCCCGTGGACCTGCGTTGGGTCCGTTAGGCTTGAACGATACCGATCAGGGCATACGCAGGGCAAGGAAACGCTGACTGCCCTCGCGCATCACAAGCAGGGGCACCGTACGCCCTGACGGCACGCCGGAGAGCCGCTCACGAAGCTCGCCAGCATCACTGATCGGCTCACGATTCACCCGGGTAATGACATCACCCGGGCGCAGCCCGGCTTCCGCCGCTGGACCACCAGCCACACCGGTCACGACCAGCCCGACCGCATCCGCACTCAAACCCAGGGCATCACGCCGCTCGTCATTCAGGGGCTCGACAGACATCCCAAGATTTTCAAACTCGCCAGGTTCGGCACCACCGCCTGACTGCCCAGGCCGCTCGTTCCCCTCCGGCAGCTGCTCCAGGGTGACGTCAATGGTCTGGCGCTCGCCATCCCGAACGACAACCACCGGCACGGTGGACCCGACTTCGGTACGCCCCACCATCGGCGGCAATGAACCCGAATTGGGGACATCCTCACCATTGAATTCGACAATGACGTCACCCGACTCGAAGCCAGCCTTAGCGCCTGGCGATTCGGGCATGACCTGCGCGACGAGCGCGCCTTCCGGCCGATCCATGCCGAATGACTCAGCGAGCTCCCGCGTGACGTCCTGGATAACCACGCCGAGCCATGCCCGGCTCACTGTCCCACCGTCCCGGAGCTGATCGGCCACTTCAACGGCCAGCTCGATCGGGATCGCAAATGAGATGCCCTGGAAGCCTCCGGAACGGCTATAAATGTGAGAGTTCACCCCGATGACTTCGCCGTCCAGGTTAAACAGCGGCCCACCCGAGTTACCGGGATTGATGGCAACGTCGGTCTGCAGAAACGGGACATAGTTTTCGGTCGGCAAGCTGCGCCCCTTGGCGCTGATGATGCCGGCGGTAACCGAGTACTCGAAACCGAATGGCGAGCCGATCGCTAAAACCCATTCACCTACCTGCAAATCGGATGAGCTGCCTGTCTCGACCGTTGGCAGGCCCTCGCCGTCCACTTTAAGCAAGGCGAGATCGGTACGCTCATCGGCACCGACCAGCTCGGCGTTCATCTGGCGGCGATCATTCAGCCGAACAACGATCTCATCGGCATTCTCGACGACGTGGTTATTGGTCAGGATGTAGCCATCCTCCGAGATAATGAACCCGGAACCCAGCGAGCGGGTATCAAATTGCCGACGCCGCTCACCGTCCTCATCCATGAAACGGTCCATGAAATCACGGAACGGGTGCCCCTCAGGCAAGTCATCCATATCTGGCATGCCCGGCATACCTGGCACATTCGGCATGCCGCCCTGCCTGGGCTGCATTTCCTGCGTGGTGCTGATGTTCACGACTGCCGGGCTGTTGTTCTCCACCAACCCGGTAAAATCGGGCAGTCCATCCTGCGCGGTGGCGGTGCCCGCCATGAGCGCCCATGCCACCAGTAGCGTCAGCAGCGCAGCTGCTGGGTGTCGAGTCATTGTTTGATTGGCCATCGGTTCAGTTTCCCGCTTAATCGCTGGATTAATTGGTGGTGAGCGCATTCGCGACGCGCTCGACCGTAGCGGCCGGCACCTCGCCTACCGCGATGGCTTGATAGCCATCCAGCGCCCGTCCATAGGCATTGAGCGCACCCATTTGCCGTGAGCCGTCAATCGGATCCGCCTGGTCCTGCGATTCGATATACAAGGAGACGCTCGCCAGTCCATCGCTGATCATAAGATGCCGCACAGGCTTGTCTCGGCCAGGCAGCGGCTGCATTTGGTTCATCGTGAGGGCATAGCCCTCCGGCAATGCGTTCAATGACCATTGATCAAGTCCCTGTCCTGCACTCGACTGCGCGTCATCTGGCGCTTGGCTGTTGGTGGTCATCCGAGCGTATCCAGCCTGGGGTAATTGCGAGGCCAGCTGGTCAGTGTCGATCTGCTCACGGAGCTCAAAGCTGAGCACCATGACCCGCTCGAGCACCTCGCCGAGCGGGCTGACCACCTCGGCACGCAGCAGCAGGCCCGTCTCATCGTCAAACCAGAGCCTATAGCCGTAGCGCAGGTCGTCGCGGGCATCGATGTTGAGCCGCGTCGTCGGGCGGCCTGCCACTCTGCCCTGCCCTGCGACTTCGAGCTGATAGTTCGGCTGCAAAGCGTCAGGATTACCTGGCAACCGGGCATCCAGCGGGCGCTGGAGCCGACGCTCATCGACCATAACGGATTCACTGCTCGGCAGGATGCAGGTCACGGTTTCATTGTCACGCAGGATTTCACGGGACTCTCCGGAGAGGGACTCAAGCCGCTCGCGAATCCCTGTCTCAGGATTTGCCGCGCGCCAGATACGCATGCTCTCGATGTCACCGCCGTACTGGTAGATGAACTCGCCGACAAAGCTGTAGCTCGAGCGGGCCTCGCTGGCACGCTCAAGCAGACTGCGTGGACTATCGGATTGGCTTATCGCAGCCGCTGCCCAGGCCATGAGCCCGACAGCACATGCGAGACGCACTACCACGCCGTTACTTGTCGCTACCATGACCCACAATTCTTGCGTACTTCAGCGTGCCGCCCAGCTGACCGCCCGCTGCATGCTCGCTGTGATTGACAAAATACGCGTTGAGCCGCCGACGATCACTGGCATCCAGGGCACTCGCCTGCCCTGCGGCGGTGCCTTCCGAGGCCACACGCTCCAGACCCCCCTCAGACGGCACGGCCTGCACTTGCGTCATCGCAACTTCTGGCGATGTAGTCGGACCCTGGTCCACACCCGAGAGCATGGGCCATACCGTCAAGAACCCTGCCGCTACCGACGCGGCGATGGCCACGCCAGCCACAGGCTGGAGCCAGGGCCGAAGGCGCTGCCAGCGCGCTTCGGCTTGATTACCCTCATGCGCCGACTCCTCCTCAAGCGCCGCGCTCACCCGATCACCGAGTTGCTCCGCCCCGGACGCATACTCACCGCGCATGACCGCGGAGATTGTCTGGTAACGCGCCAACGTCTCGCGGGCAGACGCATCGGAGTGCAGTCGCTTGGCCAGGAAACGCGTCTCTGTGCTGCCGAGCTCGCCGTCGACATAGGCCGAAATCTCTTCACCCACCTTTTCGTTCATGTCTCTATCCATCCGTATCTGACAACAACGGCCTTAACCGCTTGTCGATTGCTTCGCGAGCGCGAAAAATCCGCGATCGCACGGTCCCGATGGGGCAGTCCATTGCCTGAGCAATTTCCTCGTAAGTCAATCCCTCGAACTCCCTCAGCGTAATGGCCGTGCGCAAGTCCTCAGGCAGATCACCGATCGCGCTAACAACCGTTTCTTGCACTTGGTCCCGCTGAGCCAGCGCCTCTGGCGACTCCTGATCCTTGAGACGCGATTCGATGTCATATCGTTCCGCATCCTGCGCATCGATATCATTATCCGGGGGACGCCGACCTTGCGAGACCAGGTGGTTTTTCGCGGTATTGATGCCAATGCGATACAGCCAGGTGTAAAAACTACTGTCGCCGCGGAACTTGGGTAACGCTCGGTAGGCCTTGATGAACGCTTCCTGAGAGACGTCCAGCGCTTCGGCGTGATCATGTACGTATCGGGAAACAAGCTTCACCAATTTGTGTTGATACTTGAGCACCAACAAATCGAAGGCCTGCTTGTCACCAGCCTGTACACGCTCCACTAACTCCTTGTCCGCACTGGCGGTCGTCATTGTCCCTCCGCGCCCGACGCCGTTGGCAGCCGGACGCTGCCAAGTTGAATTGACCGAAGTTGACCAGGGAAGTTCAGGAAAAACTGAAGGCTAGCGAA contains:
- the lepB gene encoding signal peptidase I, yielding MLDFETLLVALTVVSGLLWLFDRIRRRYRSPGARVNWLVDLGRSLFPVIVIVLVVRSFIVEPFRIPSGSMLPTLEAGDFILVNKFGYGLRAPVTHDLIAPIGDPDRGDVAVFRYPRDPGQDYIKRIVGMPGDEVTYFDKRLVINGEALAVEPMGRWSDGDGFRMRREKLGDDWHQVLVHEQSPDAGFSFTVPEDQYFVMGDNRDRSSDSRFWGPVPRDHLVGQAFFIWLSWNGGPNWSRMGQLID
- the era gene encoding GTPase Era is translated as MSEPDTQTADLPAGFVALVGRPNVGKSTLLNALLGQKVSIATRKPQTTRHRILGIHQRGDAQIIYVDTPGLHEGGRTAMNRYLNDAAGSALGDVDVVVMLTEAYRWLPGDDRVLQRLDSIGAPVIAAMNKVDRMADKNRLLPAIGEMDSRRSFAAVVPVSAEKKDNLEALEQAIIEHLPSSPALFPRDQVTDRGEQFMAAELVREQVTLQLGDELPYASTVEIEAFEQEGQLRRIAAIVWVERTGQRRIVIGEGGERIKRIGAAARHEMERLFGGRVYLKLWVKVREGWSDDQRVLQALGYREE
- the pdxJ gene encoding pyridoxine 5'-phosphate synthase, with amino-acid sequence MAHHQGSLEPLLGVNVDHVAGLRQARGTRYPDPVLAAALAEQAGADAITVHLREDRRHINDVDIQRMAQAIQTRMNLEMAVTEEMIGIATALGPTDVCLVPEKREEITTEGGLDVAGDLARCRSACQRLADAGIRVSLFVDPDPAQLEAAVEVGAPVVELHTGAFADATQDGAIHAEFQRIHDAATRGHSLGLQVNAGHGLHYHNVAPIAALREITELNIGHAIVGRAVFTGLEAAVSEMKRLIREARQ
- the recO gene encoding DNA repair protein RecO, translated to MAEASGEAALEPAFVLHSRAYRNTSLLLELLTRGHGRIGLVARGARGPRSRTAGLLQPFQPLAASWRARGELGNLRQVEGAGRPLRLIGRRLVSGFYANELLLRLLGRDDPHPGLFECYVGFLEALTAEADEAVALRTFERDLLALLGYGLALERDTDNHRLAPDQWYRYDPTRGAMAVGGPQAGGLVLSGRLLLALGEDPISAETARQSRDLMRAALRPHIGDRPLKSRELYARYPATGGHENGASSGQS
- the rnc gene encoding ribonuclease III; translated protein: MSDLDQLEARLEWPFNDAALLRQAVTHRSATGPNNERLEFLGDSILNFVIASEVFNRRPDLREGELSRMRAALVNKHALAAIARRFDLGPHIVLGSGEMKSGGRRRDSILADALEALIGAVYLDGGYEAGRALVLRLYQDDLSSLPDMEAHKDPKTRLQEYLQGRHLDLPHYAVEEVSGRAHAQTFRVVCTSEALQLIGEGLAGNRRQAEQAAANDLLAKLAPLSGNGQTPNNTDGASA
- a CDS encoding FAD-dependent oxidoreductase → MDLNAALATYGLDFDTLQTPEGLQALDAQFLEALQTANPALARQLVDYRGRDSDLPGTENSDLLIALGPHVEAFLGRLFGIAERLAADREAILADDVVMQFKQAYVQRRVKKHRRPVESTFAELDGALRAGIGRVEDNDEEGAVARFGMALLEDETQNAEAIETLTAWCKLARQTPEGQARVRGWASFKLPERVDHFDLVPSETVEVDGVTRRQAAPERWRPRDGFSLTDARMTPREVQSEVHYCIYCHDHEGDFCSKGFPEKKTQPELGFKHDPLGVTLTGCPLEEKISEMHVLRRDGYNLAALAMVMVDNPMVPATGHRICNDCMKGCIYQKQDPVDIPQIETRVLTDALDLPWGVELYHLLTRWNPLRREQYIQQPNNDRRVLVAGMGPAGFTMAHYLTMTGTAVVGVDGLKIEPLPDSVLNAPVERWADLQEDLDERILMGFGGVAEYGITVRWDKNFLKLIYLTLARRQNFRVYGGARLGGTVTLEDAWALGFDHVVNATGAGLPRVVHMGNSLARGMRQASDFLMALQLTGAAKASSLASLQVRLPAVVVGGGLTGIDTATEVQAYYIKQVEKMLERYERLVEHFGEQAVTAGMNDEDQATLTEFCEHGRAVRAERAAAEQENRAPDFNPLIRGWGGVTVAYRKGMSDSPAYVRNHEEVTKATEEALYYAEGLEPLQAEVDEYQHVSGLVCRELSRQDGRWVPTGAERRLPARAIFIAAGTVPNTIYEREHHDTFALDGNHFLPHTPTDNGLEPVDDAEHCKSRVFGPFTSYNEGGRRVTFIGDTHPAFHGSVVKAIASGMRTYPYVMASMAHEMPGSDEPHAAFLTRMDDLLTPRVVEVKRDNPAMVEVWVRAPMAARNFRAGQFYRLQTFESLSPVVNNTRLQIPLITVSGTGVKDDCIRLMVLQWGAGPRLVGRLQPGDPLVLMGPTGAPTDMPTGRTIMVVAGRWGAAVMLDIGAALRAAGNRVLYVAAFGSAGDVDHQDELEAGADQIIWCTAKDDLIEARRAQDVSLQATDMIDVVKRYGDGELGPEAGGIPLADVDRIMVMGGTGLLKGFQSAVKGELKARVAEGCDAFGTVGSPMQCMMQGVCAQCLQWQIDPETGERTRPVFSCAGQDQPLTWIDLDNLAARQQQNRLSDRLNGQWLEAVLPEAP